Proteins from one Clupea harengus chromosome 17, Ch_v2.0.2, whole genome shotgun sequence genomic window:
- the LOC116224441 gene encoding epidermal retinol dehydrogenase 2-like produces MNFLLETLQVLVMTLYYNLENVVRMVIPVRRKSVAGEIVLITGAGSGIGRLLALDFARLGARLVLWDINQEGTKETARLLLEQHSNRANTYVCDCSDRAEVYRVADQVKREVGDVTILINNAGIVTGKKFLESPDALIEKTVQVNSMAHFWTYKAFLPAMIAGNHGHLVSIASSAGLIGVNALADYCASKFAAVGFAESMALELLATGVDGVKTTIVCPFFINTGMFDGANTKWPIMMPILQPDYVCRKIVDAIQRDQVYLYMPRILYTVIAMKNILPTKLGVLLGQYMGAFDFMSEFKGRTKKIE; encoded by the exons ATGAATTTCCTGTTAGAGACACTGCAGGTGCTCGTCATGACCCTGTATTATAACCTGGAGAACGTGGTCCGGATGGTTATTCCTGTCCGGCGTAAAAGTGTCGCTGGGGAAATAGTTCTGATTACCGGTGCGGGGAGCGGCATTGGTCGGCTCCTGGCACTGGACTTTGCTAGGCTGGGTGCCAGACTTGTGCTATGGGACATCAACCAGGAGGGGACGAAGGAGACGGCTCGTCTCCTCTTGGAGCAGCACAGCAACAGGGCCAACACCTACGTCTGTGACTGCAGTGATCGCGCAGAGGTCTACCGGGTAGCCGACCAG GTCAAAAGAGAGGTAGGTGATGTGACCATTCTGATCAACAATGCGGGTATTGTAACGGGAAAGAAGTTTCTGGAATCTCCAGATGCCCTTATAGAAAAGACCGTCCAGGTTAACAGCATGGCACACTTCTGG ACCTACAAGGCGTTTCTCCCAGCAATGATTGCGGGTAACCATGGTCACCTTGTTAGCATTGCTAGCTCTGCTGGACTGATTGGAGTTAATGCACTAGCAG ACTACTGTGCCAGTAAGTTCGCTGCAGTAGGCTTTGCGGAGTCTATGGCTCTGGAGCTGCTGGCCACAGGAGTAGACGGAGTGAAGACCACCATTGTCTGTCCATTCTTCATCAACACGGGCATGTTTGATGGAGCCAATACAAA GTGGCCCATAATGATGCCCATTCTTCAGCCAGATTATGTGTGCAGAAAGATTGTAGACGCCATTCAGAGGGATCAGGTGTATCTGTACATGCCACGCATTCTTTACACGGTCATCGCAATGAAGAA CATTTTGCCCACAAAGCTCGGCGTGTTGCTGGGACAGTATATGGGAGCGTTTGACTTCATGTCAGAATTCAAAGGTCGCACGAAGAAGATTGAGTGA